The following proteins are encoded in a genomic region of Castor canadensis chromosome 19, mCasCan1.hap1v2, whole genome shotgun sequence:
- the Pstpip1 gene encoding proline-serine-threonine phosphatase-interacting protein 1 isoform X1, whose amino-acid sequence MLPQRQFRDAFWCRDFTTHTGYEVLLQRLLDGRKMCKDMEELLRQRAQAEERYGKELVQIARKAGGQTEVNSLRASFDSLKQQTENVGSAHIQLALALREELRSLEEFRERQKEQRKKYEAVMDRVQKSKLSLYKKAMESKKTYEQRCRDADDAEQAFERISVNGHQKQVEKSQNKAKQCKDSATEAERVYRQSIEQLEKVRAEWEQEHGTTCEAFQLQEFDRLTILRNALWVHCNQLSMQCVKDDELYEEVRLTLEGCSVDADINNFIQAKSTGTEPPAPVPYQNYYDREATPSSGSPGVPPSCGMIKRFSGLLHGSPKNTSLQASAASTETLAPTPERNELIYAAIDVQRTQGNPVLPTQDYRALYDYTAQNSDELDISAGDILAVILAGEDGWWTVERNGQRGFVPGSYLEKL is encoded by the exons TGCAGGGACTTCACGACCCACACAGGCTATGAGGTGCTGCTGCAGCGGCTGCTGGACGGCCGGAAGATGTGCAAGGACATGGAAGAGCTGCTGCGGCAGAG GGCCCAGGCAGAGGAGCGGTACGGGAAGGAGCTGGTGCAGATCGCGCGGAAGGCCGGCGGGCAGACAGAGGTCAA ctcCCTGAGGGCCTCCTTCGACTCCCTAAAGCAGC AAACAGAGAATGTGGGCAGTGCACATATCCAGCTGGCCCTGGCCCTGCGGGAGGAGCTGCGGAGCCTGGAGGAGTTCCGGGAGAGGCAGAAGGAGCAGAGGAAGAAG TATGAGGCTGTCATGGACCGTGTGCAGAAGAGCAAGCTGTCGCTCTACAAGAAGGCCATGGAG TCTAAGAAAACGTATGAGCAGAGGTGCCGGGATGCGGATGATGCTGAACAAGCCTTCGAGCGCATTAGTGTCAACGGCCACCAGAAGCAAGTAGAGAAG AGCCAGAACAAAGCCAAGCAGTGCAAGGACTCAGCTACCGAGGCAG AGAGAGTGTACAGGCAAAGCATCGAGCAGCTGGAGAAGGTGCGGGCAGAGTGGGAGCAGGAGCACGGAACCACTTGTGAG GCCTTCCAGCTGCAGGAGTTTGACCGGCTGACCATTCTCCGTAATGCCCTGTGGGTGCACTGCAACCAGCTCTCCATGCAGTGCGTCAAGGACGATGAG CTCTATGAAGAAGTGCGGCTCACGCTTGAAGGCTGTAGTGTGGACGCTGACATCAACAACTTCATCCAGGCCAAGAGCACAGGCACTGAGCCCCCAG CTCCAGTGCCCTACCAGAACTACTACGACCGGGAGGCCACCCCATCGTCTGGCAGCCCTGGGGTACCACCGTCCTGTGGCATGATAAAGAG gtTTTCTGGGCTGCTCCATGGAAGTCCCAAGAACACATCCTTGCAGGCTTCTGCTG CCTCCACAGAAACCCTGGCTCCCACCCCTGAACGGAATGAGTTGATCTATGCGGCCATCGATGTGCAGAGGACACAGGGAAATCCTGTCCTGCCAACCCAGGACTACCGGGCTCTCTATGACTACACAGCACAG AATTCCGACGAGCTGGACATTTCTGCAGGGGACATCTTGGCAGTCATCCTGGCAGGGGAGGATGGCTGGTGGACGGTGGAACGGAATGGACAGCGTGGCTTTGTCCCTGGGTCTTACCTGGAGAAGCTCTGA
- the Pstpip1 gene encoding proline-serine-threonine phosphatase-interacting protein 1 isoform X6 translates to MCKDMEELLRQRAQAEERYGKELVQIARKAGGQTEVNSLRASFDSLKQQTENVGSAHIQLALALREELRSLEEFRERQKEQRKKYEAVMDRVQKSKLSLYKKAMESKKTYEQRCRDADDAEQAFERISVNGHQKQVEKSQNKAKQCKDSATEAERVYRQSIEQLEKVRAEWEQEHGTTCEAFQLQEFDRLTILRNALWVHCNQLSMQCVKDDELYEEVRLTLEGCSVDADINNFIQAKSTGTEPPAPVPYQNYYDREATPSSGSPGVPPSCGMIKRFSGLLHGSPKNTSLQASAASTETLAPTPERNELIYAAIDVQRTQGNPVLPTQDYRALYDYTAQNSDELDISAGDILAVILAGEDGWWTVERNGQRGFVPGSYLEKL, encoded by the exons ATGTGCAAGGACATGGAAGAGCTGCTGCGGCAGAG GGCCCAGGCAGAGGAGCGGTACGGGAAGGAGCTGGTGCAGATCGCGCGGAAGGCCGGCGGGCAGACAGAGGTCAA ctcCCTGAGGGCCTCCTTCGACTCCCTAAAGCAGC AAACAGAGAATGTGGGCAGTGCACATATCCAGCTGGCCCTGGCCCTGCGGGAGGAGCTGCGGAGCCTGGAGGAGTTCCGGGAGAGGCAGAAGGAGCAGAGGAAGAAG TATGAGGCTGTCATGGACCGTGTGCAGAAGAGCAAGCTGTCGCTCTACAAGAAGGCCATGGAG TCTAAGAAAACGTATGAGCAGAGGTGCCGGGATGCGGATGATGCTGAACAAGCCTTCGAGCGCATTAGTGTCAACGGCCACCAGAAGCAAGTAGAGAAG AGCCAGAACAAAGCCAAGCAGTGCAAGGACTCAGCTACCGAGGCAG AGAGAGTGTACAGGCAAAGCATCGAGCAGCTGGAGAAGGTGCGGGCAGAGTGGGAGCAGGAGCACGGAACCACTTGTGAG GCCTTCCAGCTGCAGGAGTTTGACCGGCTGACCATTCTCCGTAATGCCCTGTGGGTGCACTGCAACCAGCTCTCCATGCAGTGCGTCAAGGACGATGAG CTCTATGAAGAAGTGCGGCTCACGCTTGAAGGCTGTAGTGTGGACGCTGACATCAACAACTTCATCCAGGCCAAGAGCACAGGCACTGAGCCCCCAG CTCCAGTGCCCTACCAGAACTACTACGACCGGGAGGCCACCCCATCGTCTGGCAGCCCTGGGGTACCACCGTCCTGTGGCATGATAAAGAG gtTTTCTGGGCTGCTCCATGGAAGTCCCAAGAACACATCCTTGCAGGCTTCTGCTG CCTCCACAGAAACCCTGGCTCCCACCCCTGAACGGAATGAGTTGATCTATGCGGCCATCGATGTGCAGAGGACACAGGGAAATCCTGTCCTGCCAACCCAGGACTACCGGGCTCTCTATGACTACACAGCACAG AATTCCGACGAGCTGGACATTTCTGCAGGGGACATCTTGGCAGTCATCCTGGCAGGGGAGGATGGCTGGTGGACGGTGGAACGGAATGGACAGCGTGGCTTTGTCCCTGGGTCTTACCTGGAGAAGCTCTGA
- the Pstpip1 gene encoding proline-serine-threonine phosphatase-interacting protein 1 isoform X2, whose translation MLPQRQFRDAFWCRDFTTHTGYEVLLQRLLDGRKMCKDMEELLRQRAQAEERYGKELVQIARKAGGQTEVNSLRASFDSLKQQTENVGSAHIQLALALREELRSLEEFRERQKEQRKKYEAVMDRVQKSKLSLYKKAMESKKTYEQRCRDADDAEQAFERISVNGHQKQVEKSQNKAKQCKDSATEAERVYRQSIEQLEKVRAEWEQEHGTTCEAFQLQEFDRLTILRNALWVHCNQLSMQCVKDDELYEEVRLTLEGCSVDADINNFIQAKSTGTEPPAPVPYQNYYDREATPSSGSPGVPPSCGMIKRFSGLLHGSPKNTSLQASAETLAPTPERNELIYAAIDVQRTQGNPVLPTQDYRALYDYTAQNSDELDISAGDILAVILAGEDGWWTVERNGQRGFVPGSYLEKL comes from the exons TGCAGGGACTTCACGACCCACACAGGCTATGAGGTGCTGCTGCAGCGGCTGCTGGACGGCCGGAAGATGTGCAAGGACATGGAAGAGCTGCTGCGGCAGAG GGCCCAGGCAGAGGAGCGGTACGGGAAGGAGCTGGTGCAGATCGCGCGGAAGGCCGGCGGGCAGACAGAGGTCAA ctcCCTGAGGGCCTCCTTCGACTCCCTAAAGCAGC AAACAGAGAATGTGGGCAGTGCACATATCCAGCTGGCCCTGGCCCTGCGGGAGGAGCTGCGGAGCCTGGAGGAGTTCCGGGAGAGGCAGAAGGAGCAGAGGAAGAAG TATGAGGCTGTCATGGACCGTGTGCAGAAGAGCAAGCTGTCGCTCTACAAGAAGGCCATGGAG TCTAAGAAAACGTATGAGCAGAGGTGCCGGGATGCGGATGATGCTGAACAAGCCTTCGAGCGCATTAGTGTCAACGGCCACCAGAAGCAAGTAGAGAAG AGCCAGAACAAAGCCAAGCAGTGCAAGGACTCAGCTACCGAGGCAG AGAGAGTGTACAGGCAAAGCATCGAGCAGCTGGAGAAGGTGCGGGCAGAGTGGGAGCAGGAGCACGGAACCACTTGTGAG GCCTTCCAGCTGCAGGAGTTTGACCGGCTGACCATTCTCCGTAATGCCCTGTGGGTGCACTGCAACCAGCTCTCCATGCAGTGCGTCAAGGACGATGAG CTCTATGAAGAAGTGCGGCTCACGCTTGAAGGCTGTAGTGTGGACGCTGACATCAACAACTTCATCCAGGCCAAGAGCACAGGCACTGAGCCCCCAG CTCCAGTGCCCTACCAGAACTACTACGACCGGGAGGCCACCCCATCGTCTGGCAGCCCTGGGGTACCACCGTCCTGTGGCATGATAAAGAG gtTTTCTGGGCTGCTCCATGGAAGTCCCAAGAACACATCCTTGCAGGCTTCTGCTG AAACCCTGGCTCCCACCCCTGAACGGAATGAGTTGATCTATGCGGCCATCGATGTGCAGAGGACACAGGGAAATCCTGTCCTGCCAACCCAGGACTACCGGGCTCTCTATGACTACACAGCACAG AATTCCGACGAGCTGGACATTTCTGCAGGGGACATCTTGGCAGTCATCCTGGCAGGGGAGGATGGCTGGTGGACGGTGGAACGGAATGGACAGCGTGGCTTTGTCCCTGGGTCTTACCTGGAGAAGCTCTGA
- the Pstpip1 gene encoding proline-serine-threonine phosphatase-interacting protein 1 isoform X7, with translation MDRVQKSKLSLYKKAMESKKTYEQRCRDADDAEQAFERISVNGHQKQVEKSQNKAKQCKDSATEAERVYRQSIEQLEKVRAEWEQEHGTTCEAFQLQEFDRLTILRNALWVHCNQLSMQCVKDDELYEEVRLTLEGCSVDADINNFIQAKSTGTEPPAPVPYQNYYDREATPSSGSPGVPPSCGMIKRFSGLLHGSPKNTSLQASAASTETLAPTPERNELIYAAIDVQRTQGNPVLPTQDYRALYDYTAQNSDELDISAGDILAVILAGEDGWWTVERNGQRGFVPGSYLEKL, from the exons ATGGACCGTGTGCAGAAGAGCAAGCTGTCGCTCTACAAGAAGGCCATGGAG TCTAAGAAAACGTATGAGCAGAGGTGCCGGGATGCGGATGATGCTGAACAAGCCTTCGAGCGCATTAGTGTCAACGGCCACCAGAAGCAAGTAGAGAAG AGCCAGAACAAAGCCAAGCAGTGCAAGGACTCAGCTACCGAGGCAG AGAGAGTGTACAGGCAAAGCATCGAGCAGCTGGAGAAGGTGCGGGCAGAGTGGGAGCAGGAGCACGGAACCACTTGTGAG GCCTTCCAGCTGCAGGAGTTTGACCGGCTGACCATTCTCCGTAATGCCCTGTGGGTGCACTGCAACCAGCTCTCCATGCAGTGCGTCAAGGACGATGAG CTCTATGAAGAAGTGCGGCTCACGCTTGAAGGCTGTAGTGTGGACGCTGACATCAACAACTTCATCCAGGCCAAGAGCACAGGCACTGAGCCCCCAG CTCCAGTGCCCTACCAGAACTACTACGACCGGGAGGCCACCCCATCGTCTGGCAGCCCTGGGGTACCACCGTCCTGTGGCATGATAAAGAG gtTTTCTGGGCTGCTCCATGGAAGTCCCAAGAACACATCCTTGCAGGCTTCTGCTG CCTCCACAGAAACCCTGGCTCCCACCCCTGAACGGAATGAGTTGATCTATGCGGCCATCGATGTGCAGAGGACACAGGGAAATCCTGTCCTGCCAACCCAGGACTACCGGGCTCTCTATGACTACACAGCACAG AATTCCGACGAGCTGGACATTTCTGCAGGGGACATCTTGGCAGTCATCCTGGCAGGGGAGGATGGCTGGTGGACGGTGGAACGGAATGGACAGCGTGGCTTTGTCCCTGGGTCTTACCTGGAGAAGCTCTGA
- the Pstpip1 gene encoding proline-serine-threonine phosphatase-interacting protein 1 isoform X4: MPSGAGTSRPTQAMRCCCSGCWTAGRCARTWKSCCGRGPRQRSGTGRSWCRSRGRPAGRQSSLRASFDSLKQQTENVGSAHIQLALALREELRSLEEFRERQKEQRKKYEAVMDRVQKSKLSLYKKAMESKKTYEQRCRDADDAEQAFERISVNGHQKQVEKSQNKAKQCKDSATEAERVYRQSIEQLEKVRAEWEQEHGTTCEAFQLQEFDRLTILRNALWVHCNQLSMQCVKDDELYEEVRLTLEGCSVDADINNFIQAKSTGTEPPAPVPYQNYYDREATPSSGSPGVPPSCGMIKRFSGLLHGSPKNTSLQASAASTETLAPTPERNELIYAAIDVQRTQGNPVLPTQDYRALYDYTAQNSDELDISAGDILAVILAGEDGWWTVERNGQRGFVPGSYLEKL; this comes from the exons TGCAGGGACTTCACGACCCACACAGGCTATGAGGTGCTGCTGCAGCGGCTGCTGGACGGCCGGAAGATGTGCAAGGACATGGAAGAGCTGCTGCGGCAGAG GGCCCAGGCAGAGGAGCGGTACGGGAAGGAGCTGGTGCAGATCGCGCGGAAGGCCGGCGGGCAGACAGAG ctcCCTGAGGGCCTCCTTCGACTCCCTAAAGCAGC AAACAGAGAATGTGGGCAGTGCACATATCCAGCTGGCCCTGGCCCTGCGGGAGGAGCTGCGGAGCCTGGAGGAGTTCCGGGAGAGGCAGAAGGAGCAGAGGAAGAAG TATGAGGCTGTCATGGACCGTGTGCAGAAGAGCAAGCTGTCGCTCTACAAGAAGGCCATGGAG TCTAAGAAAACGTATGAGCAGAGGTGCCGGGATGCGGATGATGCTGAACAAGCCTTCGAGCGCATTAGTGTCAACGGCCACCAGAAGCAAGTAGAGAAG AGCCAGAACAAAGCCAAGCAGTGCAAGGACTCAGCTACCGAGGCAG AGAGAGTGTACAGGCAAAGCATCGAGCAGCTGGAGAAGGTGCGGGCAGAGTGGGAGCAGGAGCACGGAACCACTTGTGAG GCCTTCCAGCTGCAGGAGTTTGACCGGCTGACCATTCTCCGTAATGCCCTGTGGGTGCACTGCAACCAGCTCTCCATGCAGTGCGTCAAGGACGATGAG CTCTATGAAGAAGTGCGGCTCACGCTTGAAGGCTGTAGTGTGGACGCTGACATCAACAACTTCATCCAGGCCAAGAGCACAGGCACTGAGCCCCCAG CTCCAGTGCCCTACCAGAACTACTACGACCGGGAGGCCACCCCATCGTCTGGCAGCCCTGGGGTACCACCGTCCTGTGGCATGATAAAGAG gtTTTCTGGGCTGCTCCATGGAAGTCCCAAGAACACATCCTTGCAGGCTTCTGCTG CCTCCACAGAAACCCTGGCTCCCACCCCTGAACGGAATGAGTTGATCTATGCGGCCATCGATGTGCAGAGGACACAGGGAAATCCTGTCCTGCCAACCCAGGACTACCGGGCTCTCTATGACTACACAGCACAG AATTCCGACGAGCTGGACATTTCTGCAGGGGACATCTTGGCAGTCATCCTGGCAGGGGAGGATGGCTGGTGGACGGTGGAACGGAATGGACAGCGTGGCTTTGTCCCTGGGTCTTACCTGGAGAAGCTCTGA
- the Pstpip1 gene encoding proline-serine-threonine phosphatase-interacting protein 1 isoform X3, whose protein sequence is MASCRDFTTHTGYEVLLQRLLDGRKMCKDMEELLRQRAQAEERYGKELVQIARKAGGQTEVNSLRASFDSLKQQTENVGSAHIQLALALREELRSLEEFRERQKEQRKKYEAVMDRVQKSKLSLYKKAMESKKTYEQRCRDADDAEQAFERISVNGHQKQVEKSQNKAKQCKDSATEAERVYRQSIEQLEKVRAEWEQEHGTTCEAFQLQEFDRLTILRNALWVHCNQLSMQCVKDDELYEEVRLTLEGCSVDADINNFIQAKSTGTEPPAPVPYQNYYDREATPSSGSPGVPPSCGMIKRFSGLLHGSPKNTSLQASAASTETLAPTPERNELIYAAIDVQRTQGNPVLPTQDYRALYDYTAQNSDELDISAGDILAVILAGEDGWWTVERNGQRGFVPGSYLEKL, encoded by the exons aTGGCCAGT TGCAGGGACTTCACGACCCACACAGGCTATGAGGTGCTGCTGCAGCGGCTGCTGGACGGCCGGAAGATGTGCAAGGACATGGAAGAGCTGCTGCGGCAGAG GGCCCAGGCAGAGGAGCGGTACGGGAAGGAGCTGGTGCAGATCGCGCGGAAGGCCGGCGGGCAGACAGAGGTCAA ctcCCTGAGGGCCTCCTTCGACTCCCTAAAGCAGC AAACAGAGAATGTGGGCAGTGCACATATCCAGCTGGCCCTGGCCCTGCGGGAGGAGCTGCGGAGCCTGGAGGAGTTCCGGGAGAGGCAGAAGGAGCAGAGGAAGAAG TATGAGGCTGTCATGGACCGTGTGCAGAAGAGCAAGCTGTCGCTCTACAAGAAGGCCATGGAG TCTAAGAAAACGTATGAGCAGAGGTGCCGGGATGCGGATGATGCTGAACAAGCCTTCGAGCGCATTAGTGTCAACGGCCACCAGAAGCAAGTAGAGAAG AGCCAGAACAAAGCCAAGCAGTGCAAGGACTCAGCTACCGAGGCAG AGAGAGTGTACAGGCAAAGCATCGAGCAGCTGGAGAAGGTGCGGGCAGAGTGGGAGCAGGAGCACGGAACCACTTGTGAG GCCTTCCAGCTGCAGGAGTTTGACCGGCTGACCATTCTCCGTAATGCCCTGTGGGTGCACTGCAACCAGCTCTCCATGCAGTGCGTCAAGGACGATGAG CTCTATGAAGAAGTGCGGCTCACGCTTGAAGGCTGTAGTGTGGACGCTGACATCAACAACTTCATCCAGGCCAAGAGCACAGGCACTGAGCCCCCAG CTCCAGTGCCCTACCAGAACTACTACGACCGGGAGGCCACCCCATCGTCTGGCAGCCCTGGGGTACCACCGTCCTGTGGCATGATAAAGAG gtTTTCTGGGCTGCTCCATGGAAGTCCCAAGAACACATCCTTGCAGGCTTCTGCTG CCTCCACAGAAACCCTGGCTCCCACCCCTGAACGGAATGAGTTGATCTATGCGGCCATCGATGTGCAGAGGACACAGGGAAATCCTGTCCTGCCAACCCAGGACTACCGGGCTCTCTATGACTACACAGCACAG AATTCCGACGAGCTGGACATTTCTGCAGGGGACATCTTGGCAGTCATCCTGGCAGGGGAGGATGGCTGGTGGACGGTGGAACGGAATGGACAGCGTGGCTTTGTCCCTGGGTCTTACCTGGAGAAGCTCTGA
- the Pstpip1 gene encoding proline-serine-threonine phosphatase-interacting protein 1 isoform X5, producing the protein MRCCCSGCWTAGRCARTWKSCCGRGPRQRSGTGRSWCRSRGRPAGRQSSLRASFDSLKQQTENVGSAHIQLALALREELRSLEEFRERQKEQRKKYEAVMDRVQKSKLSLYKKAMESKKTYEQRCRDADDAEQAFERISVNGHQKQVEKSQNKAKQCKDSATEAERVYRQSIEQLEKVRAEWEQEHGTTCEAFQLQEFDRLTILRNALWVHCNQLSMQCVKDDELYEEVRLTLEGCSVDADINNFIQAKSTGTEPPAPVPYQNYYDREATPSSGSPGVPPSCGMIKRFSGLLHGSPKNTSLQASAASTETLAPTPERNELIYAAIDVQRTQGNPVLPTQDYRALYDYTAQNSDELDISAGDILAVILAGEDGWWTVERNGQRGFVPGSYLEKL; encoded by the exons ATGAGGTGCTGCTGCAGCGGCTGCTGGACGGCCGGAAGATGTGCAAGGACATGGAAGAGCTGCTGCGGCAGAG GGCCCAGGCAGAGGAGCGGTACGGGAAGGAGCTGGTGCAGATCGCGCGGAAGGCCGGCGGGCAGACAGAG ctcCCTGAGGGCCTCCTTCGACTCCCTAAAGCAGC AAACAGAGAATGTGGGCAGTGCACATATCCAGCTGGCCCTGGCCCTGCGGGAGGAGCTGCGGAGCCTGGAGGAGTTCCGGGAGAGGCAGAAGGAGCAGAGGAAGAAG TATGAGGCTGTCATGGACCGTGTGCAGAAGAGCAAGCTGTCGCTCTACAAGAAGGCCATGGAG TCTAAGAAAACGTATGAGCAGAGGTGCCGGGATGCGGATGATGCTGAACAAGCCTTCGAGCGCATTAGTGTCAACGGCCACCAGAAGCAAGTAGAGAAG AGCCAGAACAAAGCCAAGCAGTGCAAGGACTCAGCTACCGAGGCAG AGAGAGTGTACAGGCAAAGCATCGAGCAGCTGGAGAAGGTGCGGGCAGAGTGGGAGCAGGAGCACGGAACCACTTGTGAG GCCTTCCAGCTGCAGGAGTTTGACCGGCTGACCATTCTCCGTAATGCCCTGTGGGTGCACTGCAACCAGCTCTCCATGCAGTGCGTCAAGGACGATGAG CTCTATGAAGAAGTGCGGCTCACGCTTGAAGGCTGTAGTGTGGACGCTGACATCAACAACTTCATCCAGGCCAAGAGCACAGGCACTGAGCCCCCAG CTCCAGTGCCCTACCAGAACTACTACGACCGGGAGGCCACCCCATCGTCTGGCAGCCCTGGGGTACCACCGTCCTGTGGCATGATAAAGAG gtTTTCTGGGCTGCTCCATGGAAGTCCCAAGAACACATCCTTGCAGGCTTCTGCTG CCTCCACAGAAACCCTGGCTCCCACCCCTGAACGGAATGAGTTGATCTATGCGGCCATCGATGTGCAGAGGACACAGGGAAATCCTGTCCTGCCAACCCAGGACTACCGGGCTCTCTATGACTACACAGCACAG AATTCCGACGAGCTGGACATTTCTGCAGGGGACATCTTGGCAGTCATCCTGGCAGGGGAGGATGGCTGGTGGACGGTGGAACGGAATGGACAGCGTGGCTTTGTCCCTGGGTCTTACCTGGAGAAGCTCTGA